A single Bifidobacterium scardovii JCM 12489 = DSM 13734 DNA region contains:
- the xseA gene encoding exodeoxyribonuclease VII large subunit: MAFNTGYGYSGGRHADQTAQPGAGASGAPTPQPLDQLPRLASETTAEHPWPVSVLSQKFHVAVEKWPAAWICGQITEINTRRAGSAYLTVRDDFEDIAIPVSGWRAFAAKAAAFKQGDRVVVHGKADIWVKQTRLSFIGDDIRKIGSGGGLKEQIDELRKKLKGEGLFDAENKIPLPEFPSCIGLICAPQARAEGDVITNVNLRWPSVRFKVVHAHVQGAQCPPDIVAAIRKLDADPEVDVIIVARGGGAFEDLIGFSDESVVRATAACATPIVSAIGHEDDWTLIDLAADLRASTPTDAAKKVVPDAREQWQLIDNAITRARMRIDARVANETRLIEGYANRPSLTQPLTMLEPHQRFLDDARRRMDIGLTRIVDDASLTVEKLHASLTALSPQSTLDRGYAVVQSAGGHVVDDAGTVRTGDRLTMTLRRGTLTATAD; encoded by the coding sequence TTCAACACGGGATACGGATATTCGGGCGGCCGGCACGCGGATCAGACCGCGCAGCCGGGCGCCGGCGCGTCCGGGGCGCCAACGCCCCAACCGCTCGACCAGCTGCCGAGGCTCGCCAGCGAGACCACGGCGGAACACCCATGGCCCGTGTCGGTGCTCAGCCAGAAGTTCCACGTCGCGGTGGAGAAATGGCCGGCGGCGTGGATCTGCGGGCAGATCACCGAGATCAACACGCGCCGCGCCGGCTCGGCCTATCTGACCGTGCGCGACGATTTCGAGGACATCGCGATCCCCGTGTCCGGCTGGCGCGCCTTCGCCGCCAAGGCCGCGGCGTTCAAGCAGGGCGACCGCGTGGTGGTGCACGGCAAGGCCGACATCTGGGTCAAGCAGACCAGGCTGAGCTTCATCGGCGACGACATCCGCAAGATCGGTTCCGGCGGCGGGCTCAAGGAGCAGATCGACGAGCTGCGCAAGAAGCTCAAGGGTGAGGGCCTCTTCGATGCGGAGAACAAGATCCCGCTGCCCGAGTTCCCCTCCTGCATCGGCCTGATCTGCGCCCCGCAGGCGCGCGCGGAGGGCGACGTGATCACCAACGTGAACCTGCGCTGGCCGTCCGTGCGCTTCAAGGTCGTGCACGCGCATGTGCAGGGCGCGCAGTGCCCGCCCGACATCGTCGCGGCGATCCGCAAGCTGGATGCCGACCCCGAGGTCGACGTGATCATCGTGGCGCGCGGCGGCGGCGCGTTCGAGGACCTCATCGGGTTCTCTGACGAGTCCGTGGTGCGGGCCACGGCCGCATGCGCCACGCCGATCGTCTCCGCCATCGGGCATGAGGACGACTGGACGCTGATCGACCTGGCGGCCGACCTGCGCGCCTCGACGCCGACCGATGCGGCGAAGAAGGTGGTGCCGGACGCGCGCGAGCAGTGGCAGCTGATCGACAACGCGATCACGCGGGCGCGCATGCGCATCGACGCGCGCGTCGCCAACGAGACCCGGCTGATCGAAGGCTATGCGAACCGCCCGAGCCTCACCCAGCCGCTCACCATGCTCGAGCCGCATCAGCGCTTCCTCGACGACGCCAGGCGGCGCATGGACATCGGCCTGACCCGCATCGTCGACGACGCGAGCCTGACCGTGGAGAAGCTGCACGCGAGCCTGACCGCGCTCAGCCCCCAGTCGACACTCGACCGCGGCTATGCGGTGGTGCAGTCCGCCGGCGGCCATGTGGTCGACGACGCCGGCACCGTGCGGACGGGCGACCGGCTCACCATGACCCTGAGAAGAGGCACGCTCACCGCCACCGCGGACTGA
- a CDS encoding exodeoxyribonuclease VII small subunit has product MATTAAADAATPKSPATPAAPASSLTDKEREAIAQMPYEEARDKLIQAVQALEAGGLNLDQSMRQWEIGEALAKRAQSLLGEVRAKLDAAQAEQATSADTAGTQSNLD; this is encoded by the coding sequence ATGGCAACCACTGCAGCCGCCGATGCCGCCACCCCTAAGTCCCCCGCCACGCCGGCGGCGCCCGCCTCGAGCCTGACCGACAAGGAGCGCGAAGCCATCGCCCAGATGCCGTACGAGGAGGCCCGCGACAAGCTCATCCAAGCCGTGCAGGCGCTTGAGGCCGGCGGCCTGAACCTCGACCAGTCTATGCGCCAGTGGGAGATCGGCGAGGCCCTGGCCAAGCGCGCGCAGTCCCTGCTCGGCGAGGTCCGCGCCAAGCTCGACGCCGCCCAGGCCGAACAGGCCACCAGCGCCGACACCGCTGGTACTCAGTCCAACCTGGACTGA